From the genome of Effusibacillus lacus, one region includes:
- a CDS encoding molybdopterin-dependent oxidoreductase, which produces MRKQLAFLHWIHAVFIFLLLATGVILYFAGVPFISKKDVRNVHLVLASFYALFLIYSAFPVGKYMFVLKKAGLKRLHIAIMYIFALIWSVSGVVLWQNHPVFLDYRIGALLVHDWLSVVIVPWVFLHISWKLLKKRFGDRTAVKFTGKYMSRREFLTFTAGAVQFFMFGFLLKWLRPFLTEEETVQMLNRRRGYFRIFKVTSEIPKFEETGWKLTVDGLVETPRQFSFSDLKHMEWRKIVRDFHCVTGWSVIGAEWNGIPFPQFVELVKPKAEGIFVKMYSSDKLYTETYTLNQLMNQDVLLVFHLDGKPLTPSQGAPCRLFHPGMYGYKSIKWVERIEFVNTRELGYWEAAERYDLDGYIETG; this is translated from the coding sequence ATGAGAAAACAGTTGGCGTTTCTCCATTGGATTCACGCGGTTTTTATATTCTTGTTGTTGGCCACCGGTGTAATCCTTTATTTTGCGGGGGTACCGTTTATCTCAAAGAAAGATGTACGAAATGTTCATTTAGTCCTGGCTTCATTTTATGCTCTTTTTTTAATATATTCCGCTTTTCCCGTAGGCAAGTATATGTTTGTCCTAAAGAAAGCCGGATTGAAAAGGCTTCATATTGCCATTATGTATATCTTTGCGCTAATTTGGAGTGTTTCAGGGGTGGTGTTGTGGCAAAATCATCCCGTTTTTTTGGATTATCGAATCGGGGCGTTACTGGTTCATGATTGGTTGAGCGTGGTTATAGTACCATGGGTATTCCTGCATATCTCCTGGAAGCTGTTGAAAAAACGGTTTGGAGACCGCACAGCAGTAAAATTTACCGGTAAATACATGTCCAGACGAGAATTTTTAACTTTCACGGCCGGTGCCGTTCAGTTTTTTATGTTTGGGTTTCTGTTGAAGTGGTTAAGGCCTTTTCTGACGGAAGAAGAGACTGTTCAAATGTTGAATCGGAGAAGGGGATATTTTCGAATTTTTAAAGTGACAAGTGAGATCCCGAAGTTTGAGGAAACCGGGTGGAAACTGACTGTAGATGGATTGGTAGAGACCCCTCGCCAGTTTTCTTTTTCGGATTTGAAACATATGGAGTGGCGCAAGATTGTCAGAGATTTTCATTGTGTAACCGGCTGGAGCGTAATAGGTGCCGAGTGGAACGGAATCCCTTTTCCGCAGTTCGTTGAGTTAGTGAAACCGAAGGCAGAGGGGATTTTTGTAAAAATGTACTCATCAGACAAACTCTATACGGAAACCTATACGTTGAATCAATTAATGAATCAGGATGTTTTACTTGTTTTTCATCTCGACGGTAAACCGTTGACGCCGAGTCAAGGCGCCCCATGTCGTCTCTTTCATCCGGGAATGTATGGGTACAAATCGATTAAATGGGTGGAGAGAATTGAATTTGTAAACACACGGGAATTGGGATATTGGGAGGCGGCAGAACGATATGATCTTGACGGGTATATTGAAACCGGGTAA
- a CDS encoding IclR family transcriptional regulator has translation MSRNSDRAANSYGNVAHALDVLLTFKHRDEYTLAEISENLKIRKSYLLKLLETLKEKEFIVQDSTTGKYQLGLACLELGNAFEQRLDIRKVTHPHLVELANKTNELVHLGVLDSNVVVLLERIMGEDSSLRLQFHLSLTSPPYSTALGKVLLAFSEEKRVEQYLSTAKLEPYTPHTTVDPNILKLELAQIRQKGYYLSFETFESGISCIAAPVFARNGKIAAAISICAPTIRIMAKERELVQHVLETTGNVSKKLGYNPKNNDGREGI, from the coding sequence TTGTCCAGAAATTCCGATCGAGCCGCAAACTCTTATGGTAACGTTGCCCACGCGCTGGATGTGTTATTAACATTCAAGCACAGAGATGAATATACATTAGCCGAAATTTCAGAGAATTTAAAGATAAGGAAAAGTTATTTGCTCAAATTGCTGGAGACTCTTAAAGAAAAAGAATTTATTGTCCAGGATTCAACTACTGGAAAATATCAATTGGGTTTGGCATGCCTTGAGCTTGGCAATGCGTTCGAACAGAGGTTGGATATACGCAAAGTAACCCATCCTCACCTGGTGGAGCTGGCTAACAAAACAAATGAATTGGTGCATTTAGGCGTACTTGATTCTAATGTAGTCGTGTTGCTGGAACGAATTATGGGTGAGGATTCTTCTTTACGATTGCAGTTTCATTTGTCTTTAACGTCACCGCCATACTCAACGGCATTGGGCAAAGTATTGCTGGCATTTAGTGAAGAAAAAAGGGTGGAGCAATATCTTTCAACCGCAAAACTCGAACCGTATACACCCCATACTACGGTTGACCCCAACATCCTAAAATTGGAATTGGCTCAGATCCGTCAAAAAGGGTACTACCTGTCTTTTGAAACATTCGAAAGTGGTATTTCGTGTATTGCGGCACCCGTATTTGCAAGAAACGGAAAAATAGCCGCAGCTATAAGTATTTGTGCTCCAACTATTCGAATAATGGCAAAGGAACGGGAATTGGTGCAGCATGTACTTGAAACCACCGGCAATGTTTCCAAAAAACTGGGTTATAACCCTAAAAATAATGATGGTAGAGAGGGAATATAA
- a CDS encoding glycoside hydrolase family 88 protein — translation MEKELLREAYHRILEGIKITAASTKGKFPHYADGQTGEWTCSPSGDWTGGYWNGMLWLAAASTKDSQYLNWAREWTALLEQRIESKTVFRGFLFYYGAILGSILAGDQMAKDIAIRAAKSVASQYNSNAGLIPLGDEAEEASSVGPTETNIDGVISSPLLFWASKEIGETSLVDIGINHALKHIELCIREDGSVCQSATFDPSGNLIRRYTHKGYSDNSTWGRAQAWAMMHFTLSYMWAPHEQKLLDAAIQVSDWWVRHLPDNGVAFWDFDDPGKPHTNRDTSATAIGASALLKLSCLVQDEKRGKVYQETAVKSITRLVSDYLTPTSEQDRRRPGMLLGGCFNKKLGVATESELIWGDYYLFESLGGLLGYFKPNMF, via the coding sequence ATGGAAAAAGAGTTACTAAGAGAGGCTTATCATCGAATTCTTGAAGGTATAAAAATTACAGCTGCCAGCACAAAGGGTAAATTTCCCCACTACGCCGACGGACAAACGGGAGAATGGACCTGCTCCCCGTCAGGCGATTGGACGGGGGGCTACTGGAATGGAATGCTTTGGTTAGCTGCAGCCTCAACGAAAGATTCCCAATACCTCAATTGGGCTCGTGAGTGGACCGCATTGTTGGAACAGCGAATTGAGTCAAAAACGGTTTTCCGAGGGTTCCTATTCTATTATGGTGCTATCCTTGGAAGCATTTTGGCCGGTGATCAAATGGCGAAAGACATTGCGATTCGTGCGGCCAAATCGGTCGCTTCGCAATATAACTCGAATGCAGGGTTAATCCCCCTTGGAGATGAGGCGGAAGAAGCGAGCAGTGTAGGGCCAACGGAGACGAATATTGATGGCGTAATCTCATCGCCGCTGCTCTTCTGGGCTTCCAAGGAAATAGGCGAGACTTCGCTGGTTGACATCGGGATCAATCATGCATTAAAGCACATCGAATTGTGTATTCGGGAAGACGGATCGGTTTGTCAATCTGCTACTTTTGATCCATCAGGAAACCTGATTCGCCGTTATACCCATAAAGGGTATAGTGACAACAGTACATGGGGTCGTGCGCAGGCTTGGGCGATGATGCATTTTACTCTGTCATATATGTGGGCACCCCACGAACAAAAATTATTGGATGCGGCCATTCAAGTATCGGATTGGTGGGTTCGTCATCTTCCGGATAATGGCGTAGCTTTCTGGGATTTCGATGACCCTGGAAAACCCCATACGAACCGGGATACGTCCGCTACGGCGATTGGTGCTTCGGCGTTGTTAAAGTTAAGCTGCCTTGTTCAGGATGAAAAGCGGGGTAAGGTATATCAAGAAACAGCAGTTAAGTCTATTACTCGATTAGTTTCAGACTATTTAACTCCTACGAGTGAGCAGGACAGAAGACGACCGGGCATGTTGCTGGGAGGGTGTTTTAACAAAAAATTGGGTGTTGCAACCGAAAGTGAACTGATTTGGGGGGACTATTATTTATTCGAGAGTTTAGGTGGTTTGCTCGGATATTTTAAGCCAAACATGTTCTGA
- a CDS encoding acyl-CoA dehydrogenase family protein translates to MLLEFTKEQEMLRNVVREYAEEKISPEIDKYVHSGKFPTEMILGLAELGVFGIPYPEEYGGMGEGMVSFALALEELSRIDASISAIVMAHSSPSTLINLFGTEEQKQKWLVPMATGKFLGSIGLTEANGGSDAAAMNTRATKVDNGWIINGSKLFITNSGNELNGVAVIAAVSGTKDGKNETSSFIIPRNTPGYSVGPKIHTIGWQAADSRELTFEDVFIPDDCILGERGAGVKQLLTSITYGRISIAACALGVAQGAFESALEYAKIREAFGKPISKYQGISFKLADMATQIDAARLMVYRAAKLADLKKDFRKEASMAKLFATETAMSVVQQAIQIHGGIGLSKEHRVSKMLGDAKLLEIVEGTSEIQRLFIARLLGC, encoded by the coding sequence ATGTTGTTAGAATTCACCAAGGAACAAGAAATGCTAAGAAACGTTGTAAGAGAATACGCGGAGGAAAAGATTTCTCCGGAAATCGATAAGTATGTCCATAGCGGTAAATTTCCAACGGAAATGATTCTAGGACTTGCTGAATTGGGGGTTTTTGGAATTCCTTATCCCGAGGAGTACGGCGGAATGGGGGAAGGAATGGTTTCGTTTGCACTGGCCTTGGAAGAATTATCCCGGATAGATGCATCTATTTCTGCCATTGTTATGGCTCATAGTTCACCGTCTACACTGATCAATCTTTTTGGTACTGAAGAGCAAAAACAGAAGTGGTTGGTTCCCATGGCTACCGGTAAGTTCCTCGGTTCTATAGGATTAACCGAAGCAAATGGCGGATCTGACGCAGCAGCTATGAATACAAGAGCAACCAAAGTGGATAACGGGTGGATCATAAACGGAAGTAAACTGTTTATTACGAATTCCGGCAACGAGCTTAACGGAGTAGCCGTAATTGCTGCCGTAAGCGGTACAAAAGATGGGAAAAATGAAACATCAAGTTTTATTATTCCGAGAAATACGCCGGGTTACAGCGTTGGGCCTAAAATTCATACGATCGGTTGGCAGGCTGCGGACAGCCGTGAACTTACTTTTGAAGATGTGTTTATTCCAGATGATTGTATTTTGGGAGAGCGCGGAGCCGGTGTTAAACAACTCCTTACTTCCATTACCTATGGCAGAATCAGTATAGCGGCTTGTGCACTGGGGGTTGCTCAAGGTGCCTTTGAATCAGCTTTAGAGTACGCCAAAATTAGAGAAGCGTTTGGCAAGCCAATTTCGAAATATCAGGGAATTTCATTTAAATTGGCGGATATGGCGACCCAAATTGATGCGGCGAGGCTAATGGTATATAGGGCTGCGAAACTTGCGGATTTAAAGAAAGATTTTCGCAAAGAAGCTTCAATGGCTAAGCTGTTTGCTACAGAGACAGCAATGTCAGTTGTTCAACAGGCAATTCAGATTCATGGCGGTATCGGACTATCAAAAGAACATAGGGTATCAAAAATGTTGGGTGATGCGAAGCTCTTGGAAATTGTCGAGGGTACTTCGGAGATTCAAAGACTGTTTATTGCCCGGTTATTGGGATGTTAA
- a CDS encoding iron-containing alcohol dehydrogenase has translation MQGTLIQKCLFRSIPIEGSNKGVNKLSSIHLPVRIEFGLDSSITIGSEFRSLKCSKVMVVSDKGVINAGLLDKILKSLADAKVESVLYDNVVPDPDVKCVEQARDFYISERCDGILAVGGGSSIDTAKAAGALITNSEPIVSMGGMGKVKNPLPPLIAIPTTCGTGSEVTNVTVVTDEYHFKVPIISPYLIPKVAVLDPNLLTSLPPSLVAATGMDALTHAIEALTNKLENWYADMCAIKAIEMIGKAIRPAAAGGNVKALSEMLYASTLAGISFTLSRLGLVHAMSHPISGFAGVPHGVANAILLPYVMSFNLVGNPEGYALVAKALGIVGRSGVLETAKAGVEEVIGLNHQLGIPKSFKDVGVKENLFPQMITDTFKSGNVAINPRRVSEKDVEIIYQASFAGDSPLLFIE, from the coding sequence ATGCAAGGAACACTAATACAAAAATGCTTATTTCGAAGCATTCCAATAGAGGGCAGCAATAAAGGAGTGAACAAATTGTCATCTATTCATTTACCTGTACGGATCGAATTTGGTTTGGACAGCAGCATAACCATAGGTAGTGAATTTCGTTCACTAAAGTGTAGCAAGGTGATGGTTGTGTCGGACAAAGGGGTAATCAACGCCGGATTGTTGGACAAGATTCTGAAAAGCTTGGCCGATGCGAAGGTGGAATCTGTGCTATACGACAATGTCGTACCGGACCCCGATGTAAAATGTGTGGAACAAGCCAGGGATTTTTATATTTCAGAAAGGTGTGACGGTATTTTAGCCGTGGGGGGCGGAAGTTCGATCGATACGGCGAAAGCAGCCGGCGCCCTCATTACCAATTCCGAGCCAATCGTCAGTATGGGGGGGATGGGGAAAGTAAAAAATCCTCTCCCGCCATTAATTGCCATACCTACTACTTGTGGAACAGGATCAGAAGTAACGAATGTAACAGTGGTCACCGACGAATACCATTTTAAAGTTCCAATAATATCTCCCTATTTAATTCCAAAAGTAGCGGTACTCGATCCAAATTTGCTCACGAGCTTGCCCCCGTCCCTGGTTGCAGCTACCGGGATGGATGCTTTGACACATGCAATCGAAGCGCTTACGAATAAACTTGAAAATTGGTACGCAGACATGTGTGCGATTAAAGCCATTGAGATGATCGGCAAGGCGATTAGACCTGCCGCTGCTGGCGGCAATGTTAAAGCCCTAAGTGAAATGCTGTATGCAAGTACACTTGCCGGGATTTCTTTTACGTTGTCCCGTTTGGGATTGGTACACGCGATGTCCCATCCCATCAGCGGTTTTGCGGGTGTTCCGCATGGAGTTGCGAACGCAATTTTACTGCCTTATGTAATGAGTTTTAACCTTGTCGGAAATCCTGAAGGCTATGCTCTTGTTGCTAAAGCGTTAGGAATTGTCGGGCGCAGTGGAGTGCTTGAAACTGCAAAGGCTGGTGTCGAAGAAGTAATCGGCTTGAACCATCAGCTTGGTATTCCGAAATCGTTCAAGGATGTTGGTGTGAAGGAAAATCTTTTTCCGCAGATGATCACAGATACGTTCAAGAGCGGAAATGTAGCCATTAACCCAAGACGGGTATCGGAAAAGGATGTTGAAATAATTTATCAAGCTTCTTTTGCCGGGGATTCCCCGCTTCTATTTATTGAGTGA
- a CDS encoding CoA transferase subunit A — protein MDKVCSMKEAISRYVHDGNLIYIGGWQGSVPYAAAHEIIRQEKKNMKLIAGASCEVGDHLVAAGCINEVYISWIGNDATKGSHAIRRAWQEGIPQKLTIHDFNNMGIVGMLLGGYYNLPFVPLMGMVGSDMIEHNSIIRFTYDPFSPDENIEVPVVPSIQPDVAILHVQRADGNGNSHRWGALSLDQLAGMAAKKVIITCEELVTSDLIRNDPNRTMIPGMKVAAVVHEPWGAHPSHMPGFYEADWDYRLNVSGEASKKFDSHEAFLTEWVYELEDRKAYLEHYVKLFGYERLEKLRLKEPILSASVNYGWR, from the coding sequence ATGGATAAAGTCTGTTCTATGAAAGAAGCAATCAGTCGATATGTTCACGATGGAAATCTCATCTATATTGGCGGTTGGCAGGGAAGTGTTCCCTACGCGGCAGCCCATGAGATTATCAGGCAAGAAAAGAAAAATATGAAACTTATTGCGGGGGCAAGCTGCGAAGTTGGCGATCATCTGGTCGCTGCCGGTTGTATCAATGAGGTTTATATCAGTTGGATCGGCAATGATGCAACGAAGGGAAGCCATGCAATTCGCAGGGCATGGCAGGAAGGAATTCCGCAAAAGCTTACGATCCACGACTTTAACAATATGGGGATAGTGGGGATGTTGCTGGGCGGTTATTATAACCTTCCGTTTGTTCCACTCATGGGAATGGTCGGTTCGGATATGATTGAGCACAATTCGATCATTCGCTTTACGTATGATCCTTTTTCTCCTGATGAAAATATTGAAGTGCCTGTTGTGCCGTCCATACAACCCGATGTTGCAATCCTGCATGTGCAGCGAGCCGATGGAAACGGAAATTCGCATCGGTGGGGAGCGCTTTCGTTGGATCAACTGGCCGGCATGGCTGCTAAGAAAGTGATTATTACTTGTGAAGAACTGGTTACTTCCGATTTGATTCGCAATGATCCGAACAGAACGATGATTCCCGGGATGAAAGTAGCGGCCGTTGTACATGAACCATGGGGAGCCCATCCGTCTCATATGCCGGGTTTTTATGAAGCCGATTGGGATTATCGACTTAACGTTTCCGGAGAAGCATCAAAAAAATTTGATTCGCACGAGGCCTTTTTGACAGAGTGGGTTTATGAATTAGAAGATCGGAAAGCCTATCTTGAACATTATGTAAAACTTTTCGGCTACGAAAGACTTGAAAAATTACGGCTTAAAGAGCCGATTCTCAGTGCATCCGTAAATTATGGCTGGAGGTGA
- a CDS encoding CoA-transferase subunit beta: MITKSMHAFSLNELMCVTASRELKNGEIVFAGYGLPLVATYLAQCTHAPQLVFITETGNVRLTPPSSLPRSVDDIALSAYSDMATGLPEVTAMLVRGEIDVGFLGGAQVDRFGNLNSTCIGPYTNPKARLMGSGGANDIATFAKRTILILNQDRPERFVERVDYMTSPGYLSGAGEREKAGFMENTGPSCVVTNKGVYRFDKHTKEMYLASYHPGVSIKEIKELVSWDLKIADDVHETPSPTEEELHLLREKIDPNRFYI; encoded by the coding sequence ATGATTACAAAAAGCATGCATGCTTTTTCGTTAAATGAATTGATGTGTGTTACGGCTTCACGGGAACTTAAAAACGGTGAAATCGTGTTTGCCGGATATGGTTTACCGTTGGTCGCTACTTATCTTGCCCAATGCACCCACGCGCCGCAACTCGTCTTTATTACTGAGACCGGGAACGTCAGGCTAACTCCGCCGTCCTCCTTGCCCCGATCTGTCGACGACATTGCCTTAAGCGCCTATTCCGACATGGCTACAGGTCTTCCTGAAGTGACCGCGATGTTGGTTCGCGGAGAAATTGATGTGGGATTTTTAGGAGGAGCCCAAGTCGACCGGTTCGGTAATTTAAATTCGACCTGTATCGGACCGTATACCAACCCAAAAGCTAGATTAATGGGAAGCGGTGGCGCCAATGACATCGCTACGTTTGCGAAACGAACGATTTTGATTTTAAACCAGGATAGACCTGAACGTTTTGTGGAGCGTGTCGACTATATGACATCGCCAGGTTATTTATCCGGCGCGGGCGAGAGAGAAAAAGCAGGATTTATGGAAAATACCGGACCCTCTTGTGTGGTAACAAACAAAGGGGTTTATCGATTCGATAAACATACAAAGGAAATGTATTTGGCATCGTATCACCCGGGAGTCAGCATCAAGGAAATCAAAGAGTTGGTTTCGTGGGATTTGAAGATCGCTGATGATGTTCATGAAACTCCTAGTCCGACAGAGGAAGAATTGCATTTATTGCGTGAAAAAATCGATCCTAACAGATTTTACATTTAA
- a CDS encoding electron transfer flavoprotein subunit beta/FixA family protein, protein MNILVLLKETFDTAEKIVIHNGKITVDDVKFIINPYDEYAVEEAIKLKETHGGEVTVITVGPARAENALRTALAMGADKAILVDDESLFGDEYTISMVLAAVAKKEKYDMILAGYMAVDDGAAQVGPRLAELLDIPHISTITKLEVEEDRVIVEKDVEGNTEIIEASLPILLTAQQGLNEPRYPSLPGIMKAKKKPLIRLTAADLNVRPEEMTAKTEVLDQYLPAQKKARKILTGELISQVRELVELLRNETKVV, encoded by the coding sequence ATGAACATTTTGGTTTTGCTTAAAGAAACTTTTGATACTGCGGAAAAAATAGTGATTCATAACGGGAAAATCACTGTGGATGATGTGAAATTTATCATCAATCCTTATGATGAATATGCGGTGGAAGAGGCAATCAAGCTGAAAGAAACCCATGGAGGAGAAGTGACGGTCATTACAGTCGGTCCTGCACGTGCCGAGAACGCATTGCGTACAGCTCTTGCAATGGGGGCGGATAAAGCGATTCTCGTTGACGACGAGTCGTTGTTTGGCGATGAATATACGATTTCCATGGTACTGGCTGCCGTTGCGAAAAAAGAGAAATACGACATGATTCTGGCAGGGTATATGGCGGTTGATGATGGAGCAGCTCAGGTTGGACCTCGTTTGGCGGAACTGTTGGATATTCCGCACATATCGACGATTACTAAGTTGGAGGTAGAGGAAGACAGAGTGATAGTTGAAAAAGACGTTGAAGGGAATACGGAGATTATTGAAGCTTCACTGCCTATATTATTGACAGCACAGCAGGGATTAAACGAACCGCGTTATCCGTCTCTTCCAGGAATTATGAAAGCCAAGAAGAAGCCCTTGATCCGTTTGACAGCGGCCGATCTAAATGTAAGACCTGAAGAAATGACAGCGAAAACCGAAGTGCTGGATCAATATTTGCCGGCTCAAAAAAAAGCCAGAAAGATTCTAACTGGCGAGTTGATCAGTCAGGTAAGAGAATTGGTTGAACTGCTTCGCAATGAAACAAAGGTAGTTTAA
- a CDS encoding electron transfer flavoprotein subunit alpha/FixB family protein — protein MSKNVLVLAEVRSGNLRNVSLEALSAAKQVANGGKVIAALFGSDMDSFVTPLAHYGADQIYLIRNKQLDIYTTDAYTQAFTQVIQEVKPDAIFLGHTAIGKDLAPRVAARLQLGLISDCTGLEVNGDEVIFTRPIYAGKAFQKKKISAGTIFATIRPNNIPIGDPNPNGIASTVSFEAEIKDIRTVVKEVVRKASESIDLSEAKIIVSGGRGVKSADGFKSLYELAEVLGAAVGASRGACDAGYCDYSLQIGQTGKVVTPDLYIACGISGAIQHLAGMSNSKIIVAINKDPEAPIFQVADFGIVGDLFEVVPLLTEQFKKVLVEA, from the coding sequence ATGAGCAAAAATGTATTGGTTTTAGCGGAAGTCCGCAGTGGAAATTTGCGAAATGTCTCTTTGGAAGCGTTAAGCGCAGCGAAGCAAGTAGCTAATGGCGGGAAAGTGATTGCAGCACTGTTTGGCAGTGATATGGATTCCTTTGTTACTCCTTTGGCTCATTATGGAGCGGATCAAATCTACCTGATTCGCAATAAACAGTTGGATATCTATACGACAGATGCCTATACTCAAGCATTTACACAGGTTATCCAAGAAGTGAAACCTGATGCAATTTTTCTTGGACATACCGCAATAGGCAAAGATCTTGCTCCGAGAGTCGCTGCCAGACTTCAATTGGGGTTAATTTCCGACTGCACCGGCTTGGAAGTGAATGGGGATGAGGTGATTTTTACTCGTCCTATTTATGCGGGGAAGGCATTCCAGAAAAAGAAAATATCGGCGGGGACTATTTTCGCCACAATTCGTCCCAATAACATTCCGATCGGTGATCCCAACCCAAACGGTATCGCCAGTACGGTATCTTTTGAAGCAGAGATTAAAGATATTCGTACAGTCGTAAAGGAAGTGGTTCGTAAAGCATCTGAAAGCATCGATTTGAGCGAAGCTAAAATTATTGTTTCCGGAGGCCGGGGAGTAAAAAGCGCGGACGGTTTCAAGTCATTATACGAGTTGGCTGAAGTTCTCGGGGCTGCGGTAGGGGCTTCCCGCGGAGCATGCGATGCCGGATATTGCGATTACTCCTTGCAAATCGGTCAAACAGGCAAGGTGGTTACACCGGATTTGTATATCGCCTGTGGAATTTCCGGGGCCATTCAACATTTGGCAGGGATGTCCAACTCAAAAATTATCGTGGCCATCAACAAGGATCCCGAAGCTCCGATTTTTCAAGTCGCCGACTTTGGAATTGTAGGTGATCTGTTTGAAGTAGTACCTCTATTGACGGAACAATTCAAGAAAGTTTTGGTGGAAGCATAG
- the gucD gene encoding alpha-ketoglutaric semialdehyde dehydrogenase GucD: MNVTVQTTVNTYFNYINGEWTPSSTGNVDASVNPANKNEIVGYVQRSSKEDLDKAVAAAKKAQVQWRKLSGPARGEYLYKIANAMEKRIDEIAETMTREMGKTLPEAKGETARGIAILRYYAGEGMRKIGEVIPSSDSEALMFTTRVPLGVVGVITPWNFPVAIPIWKMAPALVYGNTVVLKPAQETAVTAAKIIECMDEAGLPAGVVNMVTGSGSVIGQGIIDHPDVNGITFTGSNQVGKMVGQGALARGAKYQLEMGGKNPVIVLEDADLELAVDATISGGLRSTGQKCTCTSRVFVQRGVYDQFKEKLLAKIKQLKIGNGLDGDTWMGPCASESQLNTVLYYIEKGIEEGATLLYGGGRPEGGEFQNGFYVQPTVFENVSPKMTIAQEEIFGPVLALMKVDTVEEAIALANDVQFGLSASIFTKDISSMLSFINEIEAGLVRINAESAGVELQAPFGGMKQSSSHSREQGQAAIEFFTSIKTVFVKA, translated from the coding sequence ATGAACGTGACAGTACAAACGACAGTGAACACATACTTCAATTACATCAACGGGGAATGGACACCGTCCTCAACGGGTAATGTTGATGCAAGCGTTAATCCGGCGAATAAAAATGAAATCGTGGGATATGTTCAAAGATCGAGTAAAGAGGATTTGGATAAGGCAGTGGCTGCCGCAAAAAAAGCACAAGTACAGTGGCGAAAGCTGTCCGGTCCCGCAAGAGGGGAATATCTGTATAAGATAGCCAATGCAATGGAAAAGCGAATTGATGAAATTGCCGAGACAATGACAAGAGAAATGGGAAAAACTTTGCCGGAAGCGAAGGGAGAAACGGCAAGAGGCATTGCGATTCTCCGTTATTATGCAGGTGAAGGGATGCGCAAGATTGGGGAGGTAATTCCTTCTTCCGACAGTGAAGCATTGATGTTTACAACCCGAGTGCCTCTTGGTGTGGTGGGTGTGATTACACCGTGGAACTTCCCTGTGGCGATTCCAATTTGGAAAATGGCACCCGCTCTTGTCTACGGAAATACCGTGGTTCTTAAACCTGCACAGGAAACAGCCGTAACTGCCGCTAAAATCATAGAATGTATGGATGAAGCAGGATTGCCTGCAGGTGTTGTAAACATGGTTACAGGTAGCGGCTCAGTAATAGGGCAGGGAATCATCGATCACCCGGACGTCAATGGCATCACATTTACAGGTTCTAACCAGGTAGGGAAAATGGTCGGTCAGGGGGCTCTTGCCCGCGGAGCGAAATATCAGCTTGAAATGGGCGGTAAAAACCCAGTCATCGTACTCGAAGATGCTGACCTTGAATTGGCAGTCGATGCGACAATCAGCGGCGGACTCCGTTCCACCGGCCAAAAATGCACCTGCACCAGCCGTGTGTTTGTACAAAGGGGAGTATATGATCAATTCAAAGAAAAGTTGTTGGCTAAAATCAAGCAATTAAAAATTGGAAACGGACTCGACGGCGACACCTGGATGGGGCCTTGTGCCAGTGAAAGCCAACTCAATACGGTTCTCTACTATATTGAAAAAGGGATTGAAGAGGGAGCCACTCTTCTCTACGGCGGCGGACGGCCTGAAGGAGGTGAGTTTCAGAACGGTTTCTATGTTCAACCTACCGTATTTGAAAATGTTTCGCCGAAAATGACGATTGCTCAAGAAGAGATCTTTGGTCCCGTTCTTGCGTTGATGAAAGTCGACACAGTCGAGGAAGCGATTGCCTTGGCCAACGACGTTCAATTTGGGCTAAGTGCCTCGATCTTCACCAAAGACATCAGCAGCATGCTGTCTTTCATCAATGAAATCGAAGCCGGACTTGTTCGTATAAACGCAGAGAGTGCCGGCGTGGAACTGCAGGCTCCGTTTGGCGGCATGAAGCAATCCAGCTCCCATTCCCGCGAACAGGGTCAGGCAGCAATTGAATTCTTTACTTCGATTAAAACGGTGTTTGTAAAGGCATAG